A genomic segment from Nicotiana tabacum cultivar K326 chromosome 7, ASM71507v2, whole genome shotgun sequence encodes:
- the LOC142162123 gene encoding uncharacterized protein LOC142162123 gives MDAIIWNVRSVNTMQAFERLITMHRKHHFEFIGILEPMQQSHKMERYRARIGLAQAVVNVSNKIWAFIDEIFEVTILYNMTQQHSEIHVELILTLVYAKYDRTERIKLWDTLYAMASDMTVPWLVRGDFNVIWDEEEKYGGLPVSLIEVDDFRHCINTYNLTDLGFKGSIFTWWNGRSEEDCIFKRLERCFGNNELQQTFPGLEITHLSKIGSDHCPMLLKCDIETPPIKKSFRFLNF, from the coding sequence ATGGATGCCATTATATGGAATGTCAGGTCAGTAAACACAATGCAAGCATTTGAAAGGCTGATTACAATGCACAGAAAACATCATTTTGAGTTCATAGGAATCCTTGAGCCTATGCAACAGTCTCACAAAATGGAGAGGTATAGAGCAAGAATTGGTTTGGCACAGGCTGTGGTGAATGTGTCAAACAAGATTTGGGCTTTTATTGATGAAATTTTTGAGGttactattttatataacatgaCTCAACAGCACTCTGAAATACATGTTGAGCTCATACTTACACTAGTCTATGCCAAATATGATCGCACTGAAAGAATAAAACTATGGGATACGTTGTATGCAATGGCATCAGATATGACAGTACCTTGGCTAGTTAGAGGAGACTTTAATGTGATATGGGATGAGGAAGAGAAATATGGGGGATTGCCAGTTTCCCTCATTGAAGTAGATGACTTCAGACACTGCATCAATACCTACAACTTGACAGACTTGGGTTTTAAAGGAAgcatatttacatggtggaatggaaGATCAGAGGAGGACTGCATTTTTAAAAGATTGGAAAGATGTTTTGGCAATAATGAATTGCAACAGACCTTTCCTGGATTGGAGATAACTCACCTATCCAAAATCGGGTCTGATCATTGCCCAATGCTGCTAAAATGTGATATAGAAACTCCTCCAATTAAGAAGTCATTCAGATTTCTTAACTTCTAG